The Campylobacter concisus sequence TGGTCACTGACATACGTCCAGACGTCTTTCACCACATCCAAAAGACAAAAAAAGAGCAGATAAATAGCTGGGTTTTAAGTAATCTTGATAGCCTTATTTCAGATATTGAAGATGGGGAGTTTTTAGAGAGATTTAAAAGTTATTTTAAAAGTGATAAAAAGCATGAAAAAGAACGCCTCATCCTAAAAGCAGCTAGCTATCTTGCCACTAGGTGGGAATTTTCTATCGTCTATCAAACGAGCCAGTTTTTAAGTGACATCGACGAGCTTAAGGCGAAGGTCGAGGAGGAGATGGAGGATTATTACGAGCTAATTGGCGTTAGAAAGATCGCTATGAATCAAAAATTAGCCCGCCTTGTTGATCTAAGTGGTAGGCTAAGGTTTCAAAAACGCTGGGCGCAAACGCCTCGTATCCCTGAAACTGCAGTCTTAGGACATATGCTAGTAGTTGCAATACTTAGCTATTTTTATTCACTAAAAGCAAAAGCTTGTAAAAAACGCCTAGAAAATAACTTCTTTTGCGCACTATTTCACGATCTACCAGAGAGCCTCACAAGGGACATTATAAGCCCTGTAAAATACGGTGTAAAAGGGCTAAACGAGATCATCAGTGAGTATGAGATGAGGCTTATTGATGAGAGGATTTTGCCATTTGTACCGGAAAAGATTAAAGATGAGTTTAGCTACATCCTTGGTATCAGAAAAGATGGCGAGAAATTTATAAAAGATGAGTTTGAAAATAGAACTTACGAGCGTAAAATCATCTGCCACGAAGGAACGATGGAGAACGTAAATGATGATAAATTTAACCCAATAGATGGTAAAGCGCTAAAATACTGCGACAAGCTATCAGCCTACATAGAAGCTGGAATTTCTATAAGCTATGGCGTCAAGTCAAAAGAGCTAACTGATGGATTTAATAATATGTATAAATTTTTTAGCGAAAAACCTAAGATCGACGGAGTGGATTTTTTAGAAATTTGTGATGATTTTAATGAACATTTTGGTTTAGAAAGACCCCCTCTCAGATAACTGCGGCACACACTTAATACAAGTGCTCTGCTGTGTTCCCACCCTGAAGCGGTGCTCATAAAAAGCATTGCACAGGTCTAAGAAGGAGCTTCGCAATCATACAGAAACTATACTTAAATTTTGTTTTATAGTTACATTTTTAAAAATTTAGCTTTAAAAGTATATAATCAGCCCAAATTTCACAAAAAGTAGAGTAATGTCTGGAAAGTTTAAACTTCGTTTTTTATCAGCTTTTAGAGATTTTTTTATCTATCATCACAAATCTTTAGAATTTCGTGCAAAAATTTTTGCCGCTATGATCTCTGCTAAATTTGACCCAGACGAAGATGATTTTTTTGTTTTAAATGACATTACAAATGAAATTTATGAAAATGACCAAACAAGAAAAGACTTTTTGATCCAAACTGTTAAAGAGTATGTAGCAAGAGTTAAAAGAAACGATAGGATCACACTTGATGCACTACTTTTAAGCATTGATAAAGACCTAAAAGATCATAAGAGATACGCCAAAAAGATAGATTTTTCTCACCTTCGTCGCTTGATGAGTGGCTGTGAGGAAGAAATTTTAGTTCAGCAAAGAGTTTATGAGTTTTTAATAAACGAAGTCAAACTCTATTCTTAAAATTATCATTCATTTTAAATTTTTAATCATCAACTAGAATAAAAATTATTTCTTCATCTGAATAGCAGTCTGGATCATCTCATCACTTGTTGTGATACTTTTTGCACTAGCCTCATAAGCCTTTTGCGTGACTATAACCTCACTTAGCGCTTGACCAAGATCGACGTTACTCATTTCAAGTTTATTTGCAAGAATTTGTGAGCCATAAATAGTCTCACCAGCTTTATTTTTATAAAAAAATGCCTCACCTGAATTTGGAGTTGCTTCATAGAGATTATCACCCACTTTTGATACGCCCTGCTCATTTTGGAAGTGATATAGAGCTATTTTTGCAACTATAAATGAGCGAGAATTGTCAAAATTTGCCATGATATTTCCACGATCATCGACGCTATATTTTGTGAGATTTCCCTCGGCATAGCCATCTGCTTTTATGACGAAGTCTTTTTTTGTATTGGCTGAGCTTGTTATGCCATTATAAATATTTTCATCACCATTGCCAAGGAAATTTAAAGCCACATCCCCAACACTTGTTAGCGTATTTGACACAAGTCTACCGCTACCATTAAATGTAAGCGACCCCATGGCTGTATTTTGTACAGCACCATTTGCATCAGTTATAGTAGCTGTTGCATTCCAAATGGTTTGATCACTACCTTGAGGGATTTGTTTTGTGAAATTTATAGTTACTAAGCTCTTTGTACCATCGCTGTTGTATATCTCTGAGCTTAGTTTTTCTTTATTGGCCACTTCAACTAGTGATGTAACTTCAGCCTTTACATCTAAATTAGCAAAATCCATAAATTTTAGGCTTTTATTGTTTATATGCCAGCTTCCATCGCTCTCTAGTGTGGTTGAAAACTCACTAAATTTACCATCACCGTCTTTTACTTTTACCACCACGCTGTCACCTGCTTTTGCACCAAAGTTCGTCTGGCTTAGTGGGATTTGTCCATTTAACGAGATAGTTTTATTTGTATTATCAAGTGTATAATTAAAATTTGCCGCATCAATGGCTGTTGTTTGTCTATTTGTTATTAGACTTGAGTTTAGGTTCCCTTTAAAATCTATATTTTTTGTTTGCTTGGCTGGCATAAATAAAAAATGAGGTAAATTTATGCCTTTTTGTGAGCCAGTATCGGCTAGTTTTAGATCTTCTTCTTTTGCAGTAAATGCCTGCGTGGTACCTTTTGTCTGACCATATTTTCTAAGAGCATTAGCACTTGGAGTGACTGGAGTAAAGCTTGTTAACGTACCAAGAAGCAAGTTGCCTTTATTATCTACTAAATTTCCAGCCCCATCTATATCGAAGCTACCTGTTCTTGTGTAGTAGTTTCTACCATTTTTATCAACGACGCCAAAAAAGCCTTTACCGCCTATGGCTAGGTCAAAGTTATTATCAGTATTTTGAAAACTACCATTTGTCATCTTTAAAGCTGTCGTTTGTTTTGTAGCTCCAAGACCTACTTGATTGTTAGTTGGACCACTTCCAGCGGAAGCCATATGTTGATTGATTAAATTTTTAAAC is a genomic window containing:
- a CDS encoding HD domain-containing protein, translating into MISAKLIEHIFKAASISRWNDYPKMTNLVELDKQAHKFIIAYFIAKQEQDADMNYIIEAGIFEFLSRVVVTDIRPDVFHHIQKTKKEQINSWVLSNLDSLISDIEDGEFLERFKSYFKSDKKHEKERLILKAASYLATRWEFSIVYQTSQFLSDIDELKAKVEEEMEDYYELIGVRKIAMNQKLARLVDLSGRLRFQKRWAQTPRIPETAVLGHMLVVAILSYFYSLKAKACKKRLENNFFCALFHDLPESLTRDIISPVKYGVKGLNEIISEYEMRLIDERILPFVPEKIKDEFSYILGIRKDGEKFIKDEFENRTYERKIICHEGTMENVNDDKFNPIDGKALKYCDKLSAYIEAGISISYGVKSKELTDGFNNMYKFFSEKPKIDGVDFLEICDDFNEHFGLERPPLR
- a CDS encoding flagellar hook protein FlgE, with protein sequence MMRGFYNGISGIKTQSFGMDVWANNISNINNVGFKASIPEFKNLINQHMASAGSGPTNNQVGLGATKQTTALKMTNGSFQNTDNNFDLAIGGKGFFGVVDKNGRNYYTRTGSFDIDGAGNLVDNKGNLLLGTLTSFTPVTPSANALRKYGQTKGTTQAFTAKEEDLKLADTGSQKGINLPHFLFMPAKQTKNIDFKGNLNSSLITNRQTTAIDAANFNYTLDNTNKTISLNGQIPLSQTNFGAKAGDSVVVKVKDGDGKFSEFSTTLESDGSWHINNKSLKFMDFANLDVKAEVTSLVEVANKEKLSSEIYNSDGTKSLVTINFTKQIPQGSDQTIWNATATITDANGAVQNTAMGSLTFNGSGRLVSNTLTSVGDVALNFLGNGDENIYNGITSSANTKKDFVIKADGYAEGNLTKYSVDDRGNIMANFDNSRSFIVAKIALYHFQNEQGVSKVGDNLYEATPNSGEAFFYKNKAGETIYGSQILANKLEMSNVDLGQALSEVIVTQKAYEASAKSITTSDEMIQTAIQMKK